CTGGTTCATGTGATAAGTCGAATACACCTGCGTCTGAAGCGTGAAAATGTCTTTTGGATACGCCAGATGTGCGCGCAAATCGGCGGACAATTCGGTGAGCGGTTTGAACATGCCGGGGAAAATCCGCGCCCAGGTTTGAATCAGCGGGTCGGTGTCATCGGCCAGGTAAAGCCGCACGTCGCCGTTGTACGCGTCCACAACGGCTTTGACCGAATTACGGATGTAATTGATTCCGCCGAACTGTTCGGAATACGGATAGCGGTTGCTGACGGTATAAGCGTCGGCGATCCAGAATAATCTTCCTTCCGAAACGACCATGTAAGGGTCTTGGTCGAATTGCAGAAACGGCGCAATGCGGCTCAACCGGTCTTTGATGTCGCGGTAATACAGCACGCGGCTGTCCGCAGTGATGGCGTCCGACAGCAACATTTTCATATCGCCGAAGCGAGTGGCAAACAGCAATTTGCGCCAGTACGAGCCGATGGAAACTCCGCCCGTGCCTTCGTAATTTGAATAAACGTCTTTATCGCCGGATGGGTAGTTGAACTCCTTGGCGTTGGTTTTGACGTAGACAGGATCGTGCGAGATTTCGCCAAAATAAATTTCCGGCCTGGTGACTTTGAGTTCAGGGAGAGTCGAAACCGGAGGCAAATCCTTGATGAACAGCACGGGCAACCCTTCCGGCGTGATCTGGTTGACCGGGCCGAGCGTCAACCCAAACCCGTGCGTGAACGTCAGCCGTTCGTTGATCCAGTTGCGGTTCGGAAGCGTGTCGGAGGCCAGTTCGCGCGGCGAAATCATGGTTTGCCGCAATTCGCCGCCGATGCGGTACCGGTCGTTGTCCACGGATTCAAACTGGTAATAGGTGCGGATTTCCTGCAATTGACCGAAGGTTTCCAGCAGCGGCGCTCGATCCCACAGCCGGACGTTGTTGATGGTGGTTTTGTTGTCTTGAATATCTTTCAGCGTCAAGCTGACGTCGCCCGCCAACTCGCGCTCTTCGACTTTGTCCAATCCGAAGCCTTTGCGCGTGGCTTTGATGTTGTTGGCAATGTAGGGAGTTTCTTTTTCCAGTTCATTCGGCGCGACGGAAAACCGCTGCACAAACGTCGGGTAAATCCATCCACCGATGACAATTGCCAGCAGGTAAATCCCCAATCCCAGCAGGATCAAACGGATTCCGGGTCGGAACATCGTGGCGATGGCCATCACGGCAACCAAAATGGCCGCGACGACTTCGACGCGCAACATGGGCATTCTGGCCGCAACGTCCGTGTATCCGGCTCCGTTGACGGTGCCGCTGGTTGAATAGAGCAAGTTGGGAAGTTCCAGCCAGGTGCGACCCGCCATCACGAAAAAGAACGCTGTTACCAACCCCAGCAGATGTTTCCGCGGGCCGCTGCGGAGCATCGGCGCGTTGTTTCCAAAAACGATTCCTCCGCGCAGTACGTACACCGCCGCAGCGCTGATCAAACAGACAATTACGAACAGAAACAGCAGTTGCGCCACGAATTCCAGAAACGGCAGGGTGAAGAAATAAAACGAAATGTCGCGTCCGAACAATGGATCCGTGTCGCCAAACGCCGCCTGATAATTGTATTGCAGGATGACTTCCCACGATTCCCAGACGCTCAACCCAAAAAACAACCCGATCAACAGCGCGATCAAAAAAATCCACCGTTCGATGAATCGCCCGATGTCCGGCAACGGAACTCGTTCCTTGTTGATCGTGATGTACCGAACCATCGTCGTGTAGGCGGAACTGAGCTTCAACGCCAGTTTGATGTTCAACCACAACAGCAACGCGGACAAGACCGTGACAATTGCTCCCAGCCCGAACTTGGTCAGCAGCGTCCTGGTGAAAACGCGCTGATACCCCAGTTCCTGAAACCATAAATACTCGGAATAAAATCCCGCCCAACCGGGCCAGAGGAATAGAACCAGCAGCAGCAAGGGCAGGAAAAGCAGCCAACGAGATCGTTTGGAACGATTGCGTTTTGGACGGTCGTC
This is a stretch of genomic DNA from Acidobacteriota bacterium. It encodes these proteins:
- a CDS encoding UPF0182 family protein translates to MNNAPYDDEFDDDRPKRNRSKRSRWLLFLPLLLLVLFLWPGWAGFYSEYLWFQELGYQRVFTRTLLTKFGLGAIVTVLSALLLWLNIKLALKLSSAYTTMVRYITINKERVPLPDIGRFIERWIFLIALLIGLFFGLSVWESWEVILQYNYQAAFGDTDPLFGRDISFYFFTLPFLEFVAQLLFLFVIVCLISAAAVYVLRGGIVFGNNAPMLRSGPRKHLLGLVTAFFFVMAGRTWLELPNLLYSTSGTVNGAGYTDVAARMPMLRVEVVAAILVAVMAIATMFRPGIRLILLGLGIYLLAIVIGGWIYPTFVQRFSVAPNELEKETPYIANNIKATRKGFGLDKVEERELAGDVSLTLKDIQDNKTTINNVRLWDRAPLLETFGQLQEIRTYYQFESVDNDRYRIGGELRQTMISPRELASDTLPNRNWINERLTFTHGFGLTLGPVNQITPEGLPVLFIKDLPPVSTLPELKVTRPEIYFGEISHDPVYVKTNAKEFNYPSGDKDVYSNYEGTGGVSIGSYWRKLLFATRFGDMKMLLSDAITADSRVLYYRDIKDRLSRIAPFLQFDQDPYMVVSEGRLFWIADAYTVSNRYPYSEQFGGINYIRNSVKAVVDAYNGDVRLYLADDTDPLIQTWARIFPGMFKPLTELSADLRAHLAYPKDIFTLQTQVYSTYHMNQPQVFYNKEDQWEVAAVNDGQKEAHPMEPYHNIMKLPGEEKEEYIIMLPFTPRNKDNLASWIVARSDGENYGKLRVYRFPKQKLIYGPKQVMARINQDAEISRQLSLWDQRGSRVDHGTLLVIPIKESLLYIQPLYLRAESGNIPELKRVIVVAENKIAMEETLEASLARIFGTESPATQPTGENPVTGTPQSGALTGPAADLQGLAAQAKQHYDRATQAQREGDWARYGEEIKKLGAVLDQMKRQK